A window of Nocardia arthritidis genomic DNA:
GTACCGTCCGCCATTCGACTTCTTCCTCGGCCATCCGCGCGCGCACCGGGTGCTCACCGCCGACTACGTGACCACCGACTCCGGTACCGGAATCGTGCACCTCGCACCGGCTTTCGGTGAGGAGGATATGGATGTGGCGAGCGCCAACGGAATCGAGCTGGTGCAGCCGCTGGATCCGGGCGGCAAGTTCACCTCGATGGTGCCGCCGTACGAGGGCCTGATGGTCTTCGACGCCAACCCGGTGATCATCAAGGATCTCAAGGCCGCGGGAAAGCTGTTGCGGCACGAGACGATCGAGCACTCGTACCCGCACAGCTGGCGCTCCGGCCAGCCGCTGATCTATATGGCGGTGCCGTCCTGGTTCGTCGCGGTGACCAAGTTCCGCGACCGGATGGTCGAGCTGAACAAGCAGATCACCTGGGTGCCCGAGCATATCCGCGACGGACAGTTCGGCAAGTGGCTGGAGGGCGCGCGGGACTGGAACATCAGCCGGAATCGCTACTGGGGCAGCCCGATTCCGGTGTGGATGTCCGACGATCCGGCATATCCGCGGGTCGACGTCTACGGCTCGCTGGACGAGCTGGAACGCGACTTCGGCGTGCGCCCGACGGATCTGCACCGGCCGATGATCGACGAGCTGACCCGGCCGAATCCCGATGATCCGACCGGCAATTCGACCATGCGCCGGGTGCCGGAGGTGCTCGACTGCTGGTTCGAATCGGGGTCGATGCCGTATGCGCAGGTGCACTATCCGTTCGAGAACAAGGAGTGGTTCGATAGCCACTTCCCCGGCGATTTCATCGTCGAGTACAACGGGCAGACCCGCGGCTGGTTCTACACCCTGCACGTGCTGGCCACCGCGCTGTTCGACAGCCCGGCCTTCAAAACCGTTGTCGCGCACGGCATCGTGCTCGGCGACGATGGCCTGAAGATGAGCAAGTCCAAGGGTAACTACCCGGATGTGAACGAGGTGTTCAACCGGGACGGCTCCGATGCGATGCGCTGGTTCCTGATGAGTTCGCCGATTCTGCGCGGCGGCAATCTGATCGTCACGGAGCGCGGCATCCGCGAGGGGGTGAGCCACGCGCTGCGCCCGCTGTGGAACGCGTGGACGTTCCTGCAGCTGTACGCGTCGAAACCCGGTGTGTGGCGCACTACTGTATCTAGCGGGACACCCGCACCCGGGGACTCGCATGTGCTGGACCGCTACATCCTGGCCAAGCTGGCCGCGACCCGGGACGCGATGACCGAGGCGCTGGAGGTCTACGACGTCGCGGGCGCCTGTGACGAACTGCGCTCGTTCGCCGACGCGTTGACGAATTGGTATGTGCGCCGGTCGCGTTCGCGGTTCTGGGCGGAGGACCGCGATGCGGTGGACACTCTGCACACCGTGCTCGAGGTGGTCACCCGGCTGGCCGCGCCGCTGCTGCCGCTGATCTCGGAGGTGATCTGGCGCGGGCTGACCGGCGGGGAGTCGGTGCATCTGGCCGACTGGCCGAAAGATGATGAGCTGCCGCGTGATTCGGAACTCGTCTCGGCGATGGACGAGGTGCGCACGGTGTGCTCGACGGTGCTGAGCCTGCGCAAGGCACAGAATCTGCGGGTGCGCCTGCCGCTGGCCGAGGTCACCATCGCCGCGCCGGATGCCGAGCGGTTGCGCCCGTACGCGGACCTGATCGCCGACGAGGTGAACGTCAAGAAGGTGGATCTGACCACCGACGTCGCCGTGCACGGCCGTTTCGAGCTGGTGGTCAACGCCAGGGCCGCGGGCCCGCGCCTCGGCAAGGATGTGCAGACCGTGATCAAAGCGGTGAAGGCGGGCGAGTGGAGCGAGAGTGCCGACGGTGTGGTGACCGCGGCCGGTATCGCGCTGCTGCCGGAGGAGTACACGCAGCGCCTGGTCGCCGCCGAGCCGGAGTCGACCGCCGCGCTGCCGGGTAACGCCGGCCTCGTGGTGCTGGATTCGGTGGTCACCGAGGAATTGGCGGCCGAGGGCTGGGCCCGCGACCTGATCCGCGACCTGCAGGAGACCCGCAAGTCGCTCGGCCTCGACGTATCCGACCGGATCACCGTCGTGCTGCAGGTCCCCGCCGACCGCCAGGCCTGGGCCGAGACGCATCGCGACCTGATCGCGGGCGAAATCCTCGCCACCACGCTCACTTTCGGCGATCCCGGCGCGGATGCCGCCGAAGTGGTCGGCGGCGTGCGGGTATCGGTCACCAAGAACTGAGGTCGCTCGACTGATCGGGGCGGGGCCGATGGGCCCCGCCCCGACCACGCCCGGTAAACCGAATACCTATGTGTTCAAAGGTGAATAGAGGGTTCCCGCACCCCGTCTTCGAACTGTGCGTTGTCTGTACGGGGTGCGCACCTGAGAGCCGGGGTGCGGCGTAATCCGCGAACCGGGAGCACGGCCGACCCGGTCCCGCTCGGTGGGAACGAGACCCGCCTGCCAGCGCACCACGCGCGTACCTCGGGCGATTAAGTCGTCGTAGTGGCGCAACCAGAACCGAACGCGCCGATTAGTCGGGAAGCCTGCCGATCAATCTCGCGGTCTTGCCGACGATTTCGGAGGGGTGACTAGCCTCCATTGAATGTGACATAGATCACATGCTGAAAATTAGCTGAAACCTTGCCGGGTCGACCAGGTCGGCGGCACAATCGGCAATGTTGCTCTTGTTACAGAAGTCTTCTTCTGTGATAGGAGTTATTTCTCGTGCCGTGCCTGATCTGAAAACTGCTGTGCCAGGCGGGGTTTCGCCGGCCCGGCCACCCCGTTCGGTCCGACGATGTGGTCCGCCTCGGGTGCCGCCGGGGATGCCGGAGAGTAGCCCTCGGTCGATTGACGGAAGGGGCGAGCAGATGCCGACTCGATCCGCGCGTAAGCCGCTGCGCCGCATCGCCATCGGATTCCTGGTCGCGACGGCCGCGACGCTGGTGCTGGCCGGGCCCGCCTGGTCCGATACCGGCAGCGCCTCCGGCAGCGGCGGTTCCGGCTCTGGCTCCGGTTCGGGTTCGGGCTCCGGCTCGGGCAGTTCCAGCGGCTCGGCCGCGCTGCCGCTGCCGAGCAGCGCCGGGCTCGGCGCGCTCACCGCCGCATCGACCCAGACCGGTAAACCGTATCGCTGGGGCGGCATCGGCCCGGACGCATGGGACTGCTCCGGCCTGGTGCAGTGGGCGTTCCGGCAAGTGGGCGTCCAGATTCCGCGCACCACCTGGCAGCAGGCCAAGGCCGGGGCCCCGGTGCCGTTCGGTGCGCTCTCGCCGGGCGATGTGGTGATACTGAACGAGGACGCCTCACACGTCGGCATCTACGCGGGCTTCGGCCAGGTGCTCAACGCCTACGACTGGGGCGTGCCGGTCGGTCTGACCCCGCTCAGCCAGTTTTTCATCTACACCATTCGGCGGTTCTGAGACCTGTCCGGCGCCTCCGCCGGGAAATCCTGCGATGAATCGGATACCTTGCACGGCACGGCAGTACGGCTGCGTGATGATGAGGATGATGAGGGAACAGTGCGTATGCGCTTGATGCCGAGTACGCTCGGCGTGCTGGTGCTCGCCGCGGTACTCAGCGGTTGCGGCGGCGGCGACAAGAATGATGCCGGTGATCTGAAACCCGGTGTGATCAAAGGCTTTTCAAATCCGGAGAGCGTACTTGTCGCCGGTGACAAGTACGTCGTCTCGAATATGGGCGCGCAGCAGGATCCGGTCGCCAAGGACGGCGACGGCTTCCTGTCCCTGCTCGATGCCACCGGCAAGGTGATCGAGCAGAAGGCGATGCCGAAGGCGGGCGATCCGCCGCTGAACTCGCCGAAGGGTATGGCGTTCGTGGACAACAAGGTCTACGTCGCCGATGTCGATCGGGTGGTCGGCTACGACCTGAACACCCGAGGGCAGGTGTTCGAGGCGAAGATCGACGGCGACGCCCCGACCGAGCTGAACGATATCGTGTTGCTGGACAACAAGACCCTGCTGGTGACCGACACCCTGCGCAGTTCGGTCTACCAACTCGACCTGGACGGCAAGAAGTTCGCGACGCTCACCAGCGGGGTGCCCGGCGCCAACGGCATCGCGCTGGAGAAGTCCGGCAAGATCGCATACGTCAACGGCGACGGCGCGCACAACGAGGGCGGCGATCTGTTCCGGCTGGAGCTGGGCAAGGCGCCGCTGTCGCCGAAGAAGATCGGCGGCGTGCACGGGCTGCTCGACGGCATCGCGGTGCTGTCGGACGGCAATATCGCTGTCTCGGACTGGGTTTCGTTCGACAACCCGGTGCCGGGCAAGGTGACCGTCTACAAGGCCGACGGCACCGAGGTCGCGAAGGTGAAGCTGCCGGACAACGTGCGCGGCCCCGCCGATTTCACGCTCGACAAGAGCGGGAAGTACCTGTTGATCCCGGCGATGACCGACAACGTGGTGCATATCGTTCCGACGCCGTAACAGGCTGACGCACAACGTATTCCGCGCGATTCGCCGGATGGTTCCGGCGAATCGCGCGGCGGCTCAACCGAGCTCGGTGGCCAGTTGGCGCAGCAGCGGTCCGTACTGCTGATGCGCCAGTGCCGAGGCGAACTGGGCGACGAGGTAATCGGCCGGATTGCCGGTGTCGTACCAGCGCCCCTGGATCACCTGGCCGAACACCGCGTGATCGGCCGCGTACGCGTTGATCGCGTCGGTGAGATACACCTCGCCCGTTCGGTGTTCGTACCAGCGCTTGGTCTGGATTCGCAGTTCCTCGATGATGCCGGGGGTGACCACATAGCCGCCGATGGCGGCGAAATTCGACGGCGCGTCCTCCGGCTTCGGCTTCTCGCGCAGGCCGCTGATGCGCAGCAGCCCGCTGCCGAGATCGTCGGCGACCACCGGAACGCCGTAGCGCTGGGATTCGCTGGGGTCCATCGGCATCAGCGCGAGCACCGGACCGCTGGTGCGCTCGTACGCATCGATGAGCTGCTGGGCTCGCGGGGTCTCGGCGACGAATACGTCATCGGGCCACAGCACCAGCATCGGCTCGTCGCCGAGGTGGCGCGCCGCGTTGAGCACCGGGGTGCCGTTGCCGTACGGGCCGTGCTGGTCGAGGTAGGTGATGTGGCCGAGCCGGGACAGCTCGCCGACCTCCTCGACCGCGTCGGCGTATGCGGTCTTGCCGTCCGCGCGCAACTGTGCGACGAGTGCGGGGTTCGGGCGGAAGTGGTCCTGGATCAACGACTTTCCGCCGCTCACCACGATGGTGATATCGGTGATCCCGGAGGCGACCAGCTCGCGTACCGTGTGCTCGATCACCGGTTTGTCGCCGACCGGTAGCATCTCTTTGGGGATGGCCTTGGTCAGCGGGAGCAACCGGGAGCCGATACCGGCGGCCGGGATCACGGCCTTGCGGATCTTCATGCGTCCGATCATCACATATACGCGGAAGCTTCAACTTGGATCCCCATCACACTCGTGTGTACGGATTCTGTCAGTGTCCGCGCGTAGATTTCGGGTGTGACCACCGATGATGCGATAACCGCGGCCCGCCGCTGGGTGTTGCACATCGATATGGACGCGTTCTTCGCCTCGGTAGAGCAGTTGACCCGGCCGACGCTGCGCGGGCGGCCGGTCCTGGTCGGCGGTACCGGCGCGCGGGGTGTGGTGGCCGGCGCGAGCTATGAGGCGCGGGTATTCGGTGCCCGCTCCGCCATGCCGATGCATCAGGCGCGCAGGCTGGTCGGGGTCACCGCGGTGGTGGTGCCCGCCCGCGGGTCGGTGTACGGCGCGGTGAGCGCCCAGGTATTCGATGCGCTGCGCTCGCGAATTCCGGTGCTGGAGACGCTGTCCTTCGACGAGGCGTTCGGCGAGCCCGCGGAATTGGCCGGGGCCACCGCGGGGCAGGTGCACCGGTTCTGCGAGGAGTTGCGCGCGGTGGTGCGCGAGCGCACCGGATTGGTCGCCTCGGTCGGCGCGGGCACCGGCAAGCAGCTGGCCAAGATCGCCTCGGGACTGGCGAAACCCGATGGTATACGGGTGATTTCACCGGTCGAGCAGCAGCGGCTGCTGGCCGGGCTGCCGGTGCGCAAGCTATGGGGGATCGGCCCCGTCGCCGAAGGCAGGCTGCGCTCGCTCGGCATCGAGACGGTGGGCGCGTTCGCGGCGCTGCCCGAGGCGGAGGCGGTCTCGATCCTGGGCGGCAGCGTCGGCGCCGCACTGCACCGGCTGGCCCGCGGCATCGACGACCGCCCGGTCGCCGAGCGCGCCGAGGCCAAGCAGATCAGCGCCGAAACCACCTACGAGCACGACATCGTCACGCTCGCGCAGCTGCGCCCGGCGATCGAGGCGATGGCCGGGGCCGCGCACCGCAGGCTCGGCAAGGACGGGCGCGCGGCGCGCACCGTGGTGCTGAAGCTCAAGAAGTCCGATATGTCCATTGTCACCCGATCGTTCACCCTGCCTTACGCGACAACCGATCTGGCCACGCTCACCACCGCGGCGCTGCGGTCGGCGATCGATCCGGCCGAACTGGGTCCGGTCCGGCTCGTCGGGGTCGGCTACGGCGGGCTGTCCGCGGTGCGGCAGGAATCACTGTTTCCCGAGCTGGATCAGGATCCGCTATCGGAAGGTGAACTGCCGCAGCCCGATTCGGGTCCGGGCGGATTGATCGCCGCGCCGCAGGTAGCGGACGCGAGCCGGGTCTGGTATCCCGGAATGGATGTCGCACATCCCGAATTCGGGCACGGCTGGGTACAGGGTGCCGGACAAGGTGTTGTGACGGTCCGATTCGAGACCAGCTCGACAGGGCCGGGCCCGGCGCGTACGTTCGCAGCCGACGACATCAGTTTGTCGCGGGCGGATCCGCTCGGCAGTCTGCGCTGACGGGTAGCCTGGGTACCTCGTGCAGCGCTGCCGTTCGGGTGGTTGCTGCCTGGTGTGACCGAAACGTACCTACTCCGAACGCAAAGGACGAGCAGTTGAAGAAGACTGGACGCATCGCTATCGCCGGCCTGGCCATCGTCGCCGCCCTGAGCATGACCGCCTGTGGCAGCGACGACAAGAAGAGTGACGCCAAGCCGACCAAGGCGACCACCAGCG
This region includes:
- a CDS encoding SMP-30/gluconolactonase/LRE family protein → MRLMPSTLGVLVLAAVLSGCGGGDKNDAGDLKPGVIKGFSNPESVLVAGDKYVVSNMGAQQDPVAKDGDGFLSLLDATGKVIEQKAMPKAGDPPLNSPKGMAFVDNKVYVADVDRVVGYDLNTRGQVFEAKIDGDAPTELNDIVLLDNKTLLVTDTLRSSVYQLDLDGKKFATLTSGVPGANGIALEKSGKIAYVNGDGAHNEGGDLFRLELGKAPLSPKKIGGVHGLLDGIAVLSDGNIAVSDWVSFDNPVPGKVTVYKADGTEVAKVKLPDNVRGPADFTLDKSGKYLLIPAMTDNVVHIVPTP
- the ileS gene encoding isoleucine--tRNA ligase, whose product is MADETSTNSAYPRVDLGVGANASFPDLERRVLDAWAASDTFRRSIENRSGASEFVFYDGPPFANGLPHYGHLLTGYVKDLVPRFQTMRGKRVDRRFGWDCHGLPAEIEAEKQLGITDKSQIDAMGLAEFNAACKSSVLRYTGEWRDYVTRQARWVDFDNDYKTLDLDFMESVMWAFKSLYEKGLIYQGFRVLPYSWYEQTPLSNQETRLDDAYKMRQDPAVTVDMVLAVPADHPLHELDGANALIWTTTPWTLPSNLAIAVHPDVRYVQLRGADGKRYLLAAERVSHYAREFGDEPEVLGEYDGAALADLAYRPPFDFFLGHPRAHRVLTADYVTTDSGTGIVHLAPAFGEEDMDVASANGIELVQPLDPGGKFTSMVPPYEGLMVFDANPVIIKDLKAAGKLLRHETIEHSYPHSWRSGQPLIYMAVPSWFVAVTKFRDRMVELNKQITWVPEHIRDGQFGKWLEGARDWNISRNRYWGSPIPVWMSDDPAYPRVDVYGSLDELERDFGVRPTDLHRPMIDELTRPNPDDPTGNSTMRRVPEVLDCWFESGSMPYAQVHYPFENKEWFDSHFPGDFIVEYNGQTRGWFYTLHVLATALFDSPAFKTVVAHGIVLGDDGLKMSKSKGNYPDVNEVFNRDGSDAMRWFLMSSPILRGGNLIVTERGIREGVSHALRPLWNAWTFLQLYASKPGVWRTTVSSGTPAPGDSHVLDRYILAKLAATRDAMTEALEVYDVAGACDELRSFADALTNWYVRRSRSRFWAEDRDAVDTLHTVLEVVTRLAAPLLPLISEVIWRGLTGGESVHLADWPKDDELPRDSELVSAMDEVRTVCSTVLSLRKAQNLRVRLPLAEVTIAAPDAERLRPYADLIADEVNVKKVDLTTDVAVHGRFELVVNARAAGPRLGKDVQTVIKAVKAGEWSESADGVVTAAGIALLPEEYTQRLVAAEPESTAALPGNAGLVVLDSVVTEELAAEGWARDLIRDLQETRKSLGLDVSDRITVVLQVPADRQAWAETHRDLIAGEILATTLTFGDPGADAAEVVGGVRVSVTKN
- a CDS encoding UTP--glucose-1-phosphate uridylyltransferase; its protein translation is MKIRKAVIPAAGIGSRLLPLTKAIPKEMLPVGDKPVIEHTVRELVASGITDITIVVSGGKSLIQDHFRPNPALVAQLRADGKTAYADAVEEVGELSRLGHITYLDQHGPYGNGTPVLNAARHLGDEPMLVLWPDDVFVAETPRAQQLIDAYERTSGPVLALMPMDPSESQRYGVPVVADDLGSGLLRISGLREKPKPEDAPSNFAAIGGYVVTPGIIEELRIQTKRWYEHRTGEVYLTDAINAYAADHAVFGQVIQGRWYDTGNPADYLVAQFASALAHQQYGPLLRQLATELG
- a CDS encoding DNA polymerase IV, with amino-acid sequence MDAFFASVEQLTRPTLRGRPVLVGGTGARGVVAGASYEARVFGARSAMPMHQARRLVGVTAVVVPARGSVYGAVSAQVFDALRSRIPVLETLSFDEAFGEPAELAGATAGQVHRFCEELRAVVRERTGLVASVGAGTGKQLAKIASGLAKPDGIRVISPVEQQRLLAGLPVRKLWGIGPVAEGRLRSLGIETVGAFAALPEAEAVSILGGSVGAALHRLARGIDDRPVAERAEAKQISAETTYEHDIVTLAQLRPAIEAMAGAAHRRLGKDGRAARTVVLKLKKSDMSIVTRSFTLPYATTDLATLTTAALRSAIDPAELGPVRLVGVGYGGLSAVRQESLFPELDQDPLSEGELPQPDSGPGGLIAAPQVADASRVWYPGMDVAHPEFGHGWVQGAGQGVVTVRFETSSTGPGPARTFAADDISLSRADPLGSLR
- a CDS encoding NlpC/P60 family protein; the protein is MPTRSARKPLRRIAIGFLVATAATLVLAGPAWSDTGSASGSGGSGSGSGSGSGSGSGSSSGSAALPLPSSAGLGALTAASTQTGKPYRWGGIGPDAWDCSGLVQWAFRQVGVQIPRTTWQQAKAGAPVPFGALSPGDVVILNEDASHVGIYAGFGQVLNAYDWGVPVGLTPLSQFFIYTIRRF